The genomic segment ACAGGGGCAGAACGCCGGCTTCATCCCACGACAGATATTCAGGCTTTGCGGTCACCTGAGACTCAGCGACAACGATATATTCCGCAAGCGTCCCGTTGTCAGGCAGTCCGAGAATCTCAAAATCTGCAGGGGGGGCAGGAGACTCCTTTTCCCAGCGCAGAGCAGGGATGATCAGCACCTCATCACCGACCCGTGCTTTCGTGACACCCTCTCCTGTTGCAGTAACGACACCGGCGCCGTCTGAACCGATAATCAGCGGTGGATCACCTGCCTGATGGCGTTTCTGAACGACAAACAGATCACGATGATTGAGACCGGAAGCTCTGAGTGCGACTTTTACTTCACCCGGGCCAGGCTGAGGTTCGGGGAAATCGTTTCGAAAGTGCAGCCCTTCAAAACCCGCGTGACCTTCATGAACTAATGCTCTCATTTTGACCACCTCATGTCTATTCTCTCAAAAGTGGCATCAATACACAAATTAAACGGCATTTATATCGCCATGGATTATGGTAAAATGAGTTGAAACTGGATTTTCAAAGGTGAGGACATGGATTTAAAAAGTATTCAACGACGCATTGAAAATGACGGCATGATTATCGGGGAAGATACGGCAAAGAAAACATCCGTCTTTATCCCGCTGATCCCCGATCAGGATACATGGGACCTCCTTCTTGAAGTCCGCTCGATGAACCTGAAAAGGCAGCCGGGTGATGTCTGCTTTCCGGGCGGGCGCAGCGAGAAAATAGACAATTCACTCCGCGGAACGGCTATCCGGGAGACGTGTGAGGAGTTGGGGGTGCCGGAAGAAGCGATCACCGTGATCGGCAGAATGGCGACCTGCATTGCGACACCGGATCTGTTTATTTATCCGTTTGTCGGGGTGATCGATGCCGACGTACCGATCAGGCCGAATCCGGACGAAGTGGCAGAAGTCTTCACGATTCCACTGCCCTGGCTGATGAAACAGATGCCGGAAAAGTTCCCGCTCTCCCTTTCCGCCGATCCTGATCAGGATTTTCCCTTCGAGCGGATTGTCTCAGGTAAAAATTACCCTTTCCGTTCGCGAAAGATTATTGAGCCCTTCTATGACTATCAGGGCCGGACGATCTGGGGACTGACCGCCCGCATTCTCGAACATTTTGTTTCTCTAATCAATCACAGAATGTTTGAATAACGAGACCGGTCTGACTCTTGTTAAAATCATCCATTTGGCGGATACTGGATATGCCTGCTCAGATAAAGTGAAACGTCGGTCAGCGGAGGGTTTTCGGACGCAGAATGTGCCCGTGCAGGTGCTGCGACAGCGCCATCGCTTTTAGCCCGCGTCATCCTCTGCTGATTGTCAGTTGAACCCATCCGGCTGCTGCGCGCCTCAGCCTGCTCGTTTACCCTCATGTCCTGAAGCAGGGTCTTACTGCCCGTTCATGCGGGAAAAAGAAGTAAAGAAGTAAAGAAACTAAGGGGAGATTTTTTCATGAACATCAGCACTTCAGAAAAACTTTATCAGGAAGCACTGGAACATATCGTCGGAGGAGTCAACAGTCCTTCCCGCGCGTATGCAGCGGTTGGCGGAGGCGCTCCGGTTTTTATGAAGAAAGGAAAAGGCGCCTATTTCTGGGATGAAGACGGCAACCGGTATATCGATTACCTGGCGGCTTACGGGCCGATTATTACCGGTTTTGCCCACCCGCACATTACGGAAGCCATTAAGAGGCAGGCTGAACTCGGCGTTCTGTACGGGACGCCGACTAAGCTGGAAACCGAACTTGCGGTCATGCTGGAAAAAGCCATTCCTTCGATGGATAAAGTACGCTTCACCAATTCCGGTACCGAGGCGGTTATGACGACGGTACGTGTCGCCCGTGCGTATACAGGAAGAAAGAAAATCTTAAAATTTGCCGGGAGCTATCATGGCCACTTTGACCTGGTACTTGTTGCCGCCGGTTCCGGACCTTCCACACTTGGATCCCCGGATTCAGCCGGTGTGACGGAAAGTACGGCACATGAAGTGATCACAGTTCCCTATAACAACGTCGACACCCTGCAGCAGGCTTTTGATAAATGGGGCGATGATATCGCCGGCGTTCTTGTTGAGCCGATTGTGGGCAACTTCGGTATGGTAATGCCAAAACCGGGATTTCTTGAAGCGATTAATAAAATTGCACACCAGGCGGGAGCGATTGTCATCTACGACGAAGTCATCACCGGATTTCGGTTTATGTACGGTGGTGCTCAGAATTATCTCGGCGTGATTCCCGACCTGACAGCGATGGGCAAAATCATCGGCGGCGGTCTGCCGATTGGTGCTTACGGCGGACCAAAGAAAATCATGGATGAAGTCGCACCGCTCGGCCCGGCATATCAGGCCGGTACGATGGCCGGTAACCCGCTTTCCATGGCGAGCGGCATCGCCTGCCTCGAAGTTCTTCAGAAGCCCGGCGTCTACGAAGAAATGGACAGACTCGGTCATAAGCTGGAAGAAGGCATCCTGTCACTGAACGTGAAATATCATCTGCCGATTGCAATCAATCGAATTGGCGGATCGATGACCCTGTATTTTTCCGATCATCCAGTGACAAACTATGAAGAAGCGAAAAAAACAGATACGGAAATGTTCGGCCGCTTCTTTAAACTGATGCTGTCCAAAGGTGTAAACCTGGCGCCATCAAAATATGAAGCCTGGTTCCTGACGACTGAACATACAGAAGCAGATATTGATGAGACACTTGATGCTGTTGATTATGCTTTTTCAGAACTTGCAAAATAATCACCGCCTGAGCTGAGCATGCTTTAACCCGGACGGAATTGAGGGGCAGATGCCCCTTTTTTTATGCGATAAAGTACAATCTTTGCAGGAAAAAGGATCAGAAAAAAGGTCTCTGACACCTGTAACTGGCCGCCTGCGTTTCTCTTTATAAAAATACTGGAGGAAGAACGATGCATCTGGGTGCAAGAAGCCTGAAAACAGGAATAGCCGTTACCATCGCTCTGATGATCGCCGATCTGTTTCAGCTGACACCTCCGATTATGGCCGGTGTTGCCGCTGCCGCAACCACATTACCTTCTGTCCGTCGCTCTTTCCGGGCGATGATCAGTAATATCTATGGTAATCTGATCGGTGCCGTCATTGCGATTCTATTTGTGATTCTGATTGGTGATCACCCGATTTCCGTTGGCCTTGCCGTCGTCACGGTGATTGCCATCCATCTGAAATTCAGTCTGAATAACACGCTTACACTGACGATGATCACCGTTATTTTTATTATGTCGAGCGGGATGAATGACCAGATTGCTTTTATCTTGGAAGCCTTCAGACGTTTCGTCCTGATCTGCATCGGTGTTGGCTCGGCAACCCTGATTAACATTCTGCTCCTGCCGCCAAAATATGAAGACAGCCTTTATCAGTCGATTCTCGGACAGACCGGCGGACTTTTCAAATGGGTCCGGCTGCTCAGCGCAGGTACATCGGACAATACAAAAATAAAAAGCGAACGGGCGGCCTTTGACCGGGAGAAGCTGAAAATAGAAGACTACTATCACTGGTATAAGGAAGAACGCGTTTATTCACGCAAAATACGGCTGGTGAAATTCAGGCGGTGTGTCCTGTTCCGGGAAATGATCCGGACGACCGGGCGGCTGCATCGTATGCTTGACCTCCTCGACCGGCAGGAAAACGCCTGGCGCAAGCTTCCTGCTGATTTCCGGCAGATGTTTAAAGCACATCTGGATGCTCTGATGGACTACCACGAACGGATTTTGCTGATGTATGACGGAAAAATCAGGCGTAAACGCCATGAAGAACAGGCAAAAAGCAGCGGCCAGGATAAAAGCGGCATCGTCTCTGCTTTTGCGCGCCATTGTGCCGATCCCGTCGACGGGGTATGGATGGATGTTTTGCCACTGATATCCGCACTGACCGAATACAGTCAGCATGTCGAACATCTCGATTCACTTGTAAACAGCTTTCAGACCTGGCATCGCAAAGAAAACCGGATCCGGATCAACGGCAGGCCCGGATAATCTAATCTGTTTCTTTCCCATACGCCTTAAGTCCTAAATTGAAATACAGCGGAGGCTCATTACCCGGCCTCCGCCTTTTTTATACACTTAAGTCATAGAAAGGAGGACACAAATCATGAAAAAATTTCTGTTATTCGTACTCGGAGCTGTCAGCCTGATCATTCTGCTGACCCAGATCGGCCCGCTTATCGGACTCGTCGTCAGCCTGGCTGTCCTCTGGTTCGCATTCAGAAGATTCATCCGATCAGGCGAGACCGGAGGCAAAATCCTCTGGGCAGCGGTCGGTCTGATTGCCCTGTGCTTCTCAATCGGAAACGTTCCGGCCATCATCGGTATCGTTGCACTCGCCGGCCTTTATTTCGTTTACAAATTCTGGAATA from the Sporolactobacillus sp. Y61 genome contains:
- a CDS encoding CoA pyrophosphatase, coding for MDLKSIQRRIENDGMIIGEDTAKKTSVFIPLIPDQDTWDLLLEVRSMNLKRQPGDVCFPGGRSEKIDNSLRGTAIRETCEELGVPEEAITVIGRMATCIATPDLFIYPFVGVIDADVPIRPNPDEVAEVFTIPLPWLMKQMPEKFPLSLSADPDQDFPFERIVSGKNYPFRSRKIIEPFYDYQGRTIWGLTARILEHFVSLINHRMFE
- a CDS encoding glutamate-1-semialdehyde 2,1-aminomutase, which gives rise to MNISTSEKLYQEALEHIVGGVNSPSRAYAAVGGGAPVFMKKGKGAYFWDEDGNRYIDYLAAYGPIITGFAHPHITEAIKRQAELGVLYGTPTKLETELAVMLEKAIPSMDKVRFTNSGTEAVMTTVRVARAYTGRKKILKFAGSYHGHFDLVLVAAGSGPSTLGSPDSAGVTESTAHEVITVPYNNVDTLQQAFDKWGDDIAGVLVEPIVGNFGMVMPKPGFLEAINKIAHQAGAIVIYDEVITGFRFMYGGAQNYLGVIPDLTAMGKIIGGGLPIGAYGGPKKIMDEVAPLGPAYQAGTMAGNPLSMASGIACLEVLQKPGVYEEMDRLGHKLEEGILSLNVKYHLPIAINRIGGSMTLYFSDHPVTNYEEAKKTDTEMFGRFFKLMLSKGVNLAPSKYEAWFLTTEHTEADIDETLDAVDYAFSELAK
- a CDS encoding aromatic acid exporter family protein → MHLGARSLKTGIAVTIALMIADLFQLTPPIMAGVAAAATTLPSVRRSFRAMISNIYGNLIGAVIAILFVILIGDHPISVGLAVVTVIAIHLKFSLNNTLTLTMITVIFIMSSGMNDQIAFILEAFRRFVLICIGVGSATLINILLLPPKYEDSLYQSILGQTGGLFKWVRLLSAGTSDNTKIKSERAAFDREKLKIEDYYHWYKEERVYSRKIRLVKFRRCVLFREMIRTTGRLHRMLDLLDRQENAWRKLPADFRQMFKAHLDALMDYHERILLMYDGKIRRKRHEEQAKSSGQDKSGIVSAFARHCADPVDGVWMDVLPLISALTEYSQHVEHLDSLVNSFQTWHRKENRIRINGRPG
- a CDS encoding flagellar basal body rod protein — its product is MKKFLLFVLGAVSLIILLTQIGPLIGLVVSLAVLWFAFRRFIRSGETGGKILWAAVGLIALCFSIGNVPAIIGIVALAGLYFVYKFWNKEKKEEAEPADPFDNFEKQWKEMH